GTATTTTGCAATGCCCCCTTCCCCCCCCCCCTAATTTTCGAAACTAACGCCATGATTTCGAAACAGATCCCTAAGAAAAACCAAATTAGATATCTAATTATAAATGGAATGTATATAATAGTTATTCTCGATTAAAcactaagggtctgtttggtatggggtaatggaatagatgagagaatggaatggacgaggtaatggaatggataacggaatgaaatggatcattccattccattgtgatgtttggttactcatatgtgaatagaatgaatcattactttgtacaatttgataaacaaaaaaagatgaagtaacgaaacacaactatattaaaaacgacaaaaaatataattgcctcaataataataataataataatgataatgataataataataataataatatattaatgataaaaaattaataatagatttttgatatatattaatattggtatgaatattaataaatataaatataaatacaaataaaagtataagtataaatataaatatgataataatattaataagaatatatatttctttccattttttgaaggaatgaaaaaaaacacctacataccaaggaatgaaaattattatatttggaaggagttacattcctttggaatgctccattccattaccaaattataaccaaacatgttttttttttcaatccatcagaatgatccattccatgtcacattccattccttcataccaaacgctacctaaggGTTTAGCCCATGTTTTTAAACATTATTAACAAACAGCAAACCATTGCCATTCGCCGATCAGACCCAAGTCCGGCTAGAATTCCGACCAGCAGCCGTTGATAAACACCAACCAACTCCGATGAACTTGATAGGTAAGGTACATTAGCGGACCCAAGAATTATTCGTTGAGGGTGCGGATGAGgcgttcaaccatattttcaaggggtgcggtcgggttttttcCCCTAAAATACACacgaatttttttttcaagggatATGTCTGCCCACCCACGACTGTGGGTAGGTCCGCCGTTGGTAAGTATTCCACCAGTGCTTTGATGGTTTGTTTTAATTAGTTTCATTTCATTGTTTGTGCTTTCATTATACATTTGTAATGACGTTTTACATCTTTTTGTTAATTATATGAAACTtagtttattaattttttttaaatgacacATCGTGATCCGACCCAAATCGCATTGACAAACGACCCCTAAGAATTTTTGTCCACCCCCTTCTCCGGAAAAAAATTATGAGCCCGTCACTACATACCACTATCTTATTTTTCCATTAAAGATTAAACACTAAAACGAAAAGTTTCTATTCTCAAAATCGTTGGTCATCTCCGAAAATACAGCTAATGTCCCAACAATATTATCCTAAGCTGTGTCTATTTGTCTAACACATGACCTCAATCAAATCTAATTCTTTATTTTGGTTTAATTTCTATTAGGTTTTTCTTATATGTAATACAGCCAAGTTTTATAATCCAAATAATATTAGAGACTTCTAAAAGCCAGCCTTCTTATTTCATGGAATTTTTTTATGAGCAAGGGATGTCCAAGTAATAAGGATAACAAGAGAACATATATATTATAAGAAACAAACAACACATAAATAGTCACAAACAAAATGAGCTCCTCCATGAGCTTCAACATCCCAAAGGCTTTGCCTTCTCTTCCTCAATCCAAATTTCACCCACTCTCCACTCCATTCACTAGAAAACAATTCCATATCTCCAATCCACACAACTTCTCCAAACCCGTCACCATTAATCTGAAGAAAAACGATGACGGCCCCAGTTTGATCAAACCCGTCATCGTTAATCTAAAGAAAAAGGATGATGGGTTCGGTTTGAACAAAGCGAGCTTGGCAATACAAGTGGGAGCACTTTTGAGTACTGTAAGTTCTTGTTTTTCACTATCTTTTCTTGAACATACATATAAACTTTGTTTGAATGTGGTTAACATGAGCCACAGGTTGTTAGTGAACCGGCTTTGGCAGTCACCGGAGTAAACGATGAAGAGGATATTGTGTGGGTGTTGATCCAATTAGCCATATGTGCTTTCTTGTATTTTCTAGTGGCCCCAGTGAGTGaaagaaacttgttttttttttataaaaatataaaattgtGTTGTTCTTGTGGATAAATGGTTTGAATGGTTGATGTGAATTTGCAGCCATTCATCATGAACTGGTTGAGGATAAGATGGTATAAGAGAAATCTTTTGGAGATGTATGTGCAGTTTATGTTTGTGTTCTTGTTCTTCCCAGGGTTAGTTCATATCCTCCCTTTGAATTCGGTTTTTATTTTAGGGGTGTAAATGAGTCAAACTACGGTTAAGCTTGATTCGTTTAACTTAAGAGAACTCAAACTTGACTTGTTTCAtacttatatacatatataattttttttataatatgtataatttaactggtagaggatcctgtaaaaagtgctcaaagtgtgagaagtgtattataacactatatataatgctatataacaccatataaacaccgtataacaatatgtaacaccatataataccatataacactatgtaacactatatatcattatataacaaatataacactataggttgtctgatagcatgtctatgatagacgtatagtgttatatttgttatataatgttatatagtgttacataatgttatatgatattatatggtgttacatattgttatacggtgtttatatggtgttatatagcattatatatagtgttataatacacttctcacactttaggcccttttttacactatccttaccctaatttaactattttatcataataattatatatacaaATAACGACCCATTTTTGTGTAGTTTACGAGTAAAGCTAAGCAGGATTTGGGTTGGATAGGTAACCCGGATGCCCGACTCAACCCAACATATATCGGTCCTGACCCATACCAACCCACCGTATATCAATCCTTTGATTTTATTTATGTAAAAATTTCAGGTTCGGGCAACCGGACACGGGCCCCTATTTAAGAATGAGTTGACTTGTTTACACCACTAATTTTAATCCTGATTGTTGAGATGCCTAACAATGAAAATAACTTGTATTGTGCAGTGTGTTGCTTTGGGCTCCATTTTTGAACTTCAGGAAGTTTCCAAGAGATCCAGACATGAAGTACCCATGGTCTGTCCCTGAAGATCCTTCTAAAATTCGCAACTCTTACCTAAAATACCCTTGGGCTACCATTGATGATTATGAAGTCTAAACATACATTACATGTTTCTTGTATTCACCAACCCATACTTGATTGTGTTTGGTATGAATTATGGTTCAGACCCGttgtaattatatttatattttatctCTAATAGATCAAACGGTTCAAAGTATTTGGATTatattatcaaacaaacatgttataaaaatattaaaatttcaGACATTTTTGAAGAAGTTAACCAGGTCCGATCCATGAATCACGCGTCTGACGCGCCACACAACCAGCCCGTTACCCATTGTAAGAACAGAAAATACATCTCATTATGGATCAAACTTGAATGATAAACACAAAAGTTAAACGATAACAACCGTCTCAACccgaaacaaaaaaaataaataaaacagatCCGAAAAACGAACAGAAACGGAAAACAAGGAAAACCCGCTTAAAAACCATCTACTTTTAGTTGAAACACTGTTCTAAAAGAGGGGGAAACTTAAATAAAAGTGCCTCATTCTCTTTCTTTTAACCCTTCTGACCCGGTCAACTAGCTGGATGTTAGAGATTCAAACCAACCATTTTTTTTCAAACAGATTGCGGGAAGTTGATCATTTCAGCTAACTTGGCCAAATCCAACGACTCCAAGGCGGTTGGAGGAATGAAAGCGATTCCTAAACCGATCGCGATGACAACTAGCGCCATACCTTTGACACATCCGGTCCCATGTGATAATCTTCCTAGTAACACTTTACAGTATTTGTCGGCTTCCTTGTAGACTGATTGCTCACCACCATCTCCCTTTGTCAAGGCTTTTTCATTCTGTAGACAAGTTAAAAATGTATATCATTATTCGCAACTAAAAATAAACATAGCATATGAAAGTAAGGGTAGATATGTAAAATACCATGCTCTTGAAATGTCTGAGAGTTTCACCGAGAGTATCAAGAGACGACTGTTTTGCAGATACATCCTTCCACTGCTCAGCGAGCCTTCTCAGAATCACAACACTTGCTTCTAGATTATCCGTGTAGACCTTTTCCTGcacaaaatatatttacaaatGATTATAAATCCATGATATAACCAATACAAAATTTACATGGCTGATGAATAGTAATGGATTTTTAACACtttttatatgtttcatttttaacccttaTATTATAAATAGTTTACGTCTTTAACCTATTTTATTTTCACTTATGTTCATTAACTTTCTTAAAAATAGTTGAATATGCAGGTGTCTTTAATTTTGTTTCTCGACATTCCGAtataaattttgttgaaaatGCAGTTGTATTAAAAAAacgattatttttttttttgtatcgtAAGCTATAGCGAGTGCCCGTACCGGTACCAGGTATCATTGAAACTGGTACTGGTATTCGTATTTATagttttcgatcgatgtaaaacaTATTAGTGGGCATATCACAACTTTATTTTTTTCAGTTTTCTTAAACAGTTTCTATACCGAGTGCCGATATCGTAATGTACAGAATCGATACTGACCAAAACTGAATTCCGCCGCATCGGGCGGGAAAAGACCACTAGTTAAATATTATATAAAACAGGAAACAGAACTAACCCATTGCTTATAACAATCAGGATTTTGAGTTAAGCACCAAATGAAGATACCAGACGCTTCTTTTGATAGCTCGGGGATTCCTGCCAAAACAAGCAGCAACAAAATTGAGTATCTAAGAAGCTTCTAGAAGTTGAAGTTTTTAAATAACATTGAAAAGCGCACCTTCTCCGGAAGCTTTTAACGAAACGGTCATGAtttgttgagcaacctgtttcATTGCTTTGCTTCCAGGGGAACCCGCAAGAGCGACCTCTTTAAGCGTAGGATATACCGCTTCAAACCTTTCTGTTGCCTGCATCATAACATAATCAGAAAATTAAGTATACTTTAAAGCCATTGCTTAAAAACAAATGGGTTCAAGTTATGTCAGGTTATGATTTCTCTCTAACGGGTCATACAGATTTTAAaaggccaaaaaaaaaaaaaaaaaaaaaaaacagctcAAACGGACTTCTTAAATGAACAATAAAGTATTTTGGGTCCAACTaaggctgcaaacgaaccgaacgaacacgaacaaggccatttgtgttcgtgtttgtttgttaaggaaataatggtgttcatgaacacttaccgaacgagattttttgttcgtgttcgttcattaaggatatgaacgtgttcgtgttcttttgtgttcgttcgttaatttaacgaacgcaaacgaacacaaatggATGTTCaagaacataaatgaacacaaacaaacgttcatgaacacaaacgaacatatatTAAAAGGTATGTAATATGCAATGCActaatatttattaaatattttattagtGAGAATTTTAAAGTATTTAGATAAAATATGAAAATTAAAAACCCTAATGAACTATTGAGCATAAACGAACATGTTACctaacgttcacgaacataaatgaacgaacatggcctttgtttgtgttcgttcattaactaAACGAACGGAATTCCTAGTTCATGTTCACTCATTTACTAAAAGAACGAACACTAACGAACTTCCTGCCcaacagttcacgaactgttcgctgaaagTCCGGTTCGCTTGCAGCCCTAGGTCCAACCCATCTTGCACAGTTGCACCCGCTACCCAACCCGCCCAATGGCCCATAAAATCGCACCTTAACGCGAGCTGAAGATGAAGGGAAGGTGACACGTAATAGCAGATCAAGTGCTGATGGTGGCATTAACCGCTCTCCCTTCCGCACAGCACCGTTTACTAAAATAGTCCTAGCCTTTGGAGCAGAGAGAATTCTGAACAAAAAAAACATATTACAAGTTTGTACGGATAAGATGagtataaaataaaaaaagattgATACAAACCTTTCAACTGACTGCAAAATTAAATCCCTGATTTGAGGATTAGAGCCCGATTTGCTGCCAACGATGGGTAATATTAAGTGAGACCATGAGTACAAACCAACAGCCAGATCTCCGTGTGATGCCTATATATAGTAAAGTTAGCGACTTAGTGTTAGCGTAGAAATATATAGTATCTCTTTATTGGGAGGAAAAAGATTATTGAGAGATGGAGTCACCTGTGCTACCATCCACACGATAATCGGAAGCTTATCTTGTCCTTGATACTTTGAAGTTTCCCTTAGAGTTGGTATTACACTAATTAACGCATCCGGTTTCCTTCTCAATACCATTGCTAGTGCTACAAAAATACCAACCTGAAAAAAAATCTCTTTTCATCACATTCATGTGTAATGTGTTGGTAGTTGTATTTCATATCATCTTTCTACAGTTTAATATATTtagttagggtaaaatgaaaactccGTATAAAACCCTTACAGTGGGTGTAAATGCTAATGTCAGCAGCTTTTTACAATGCTGTAAAAGGGCTAAAAACGCAgcttggattttttttttttacagttgTGTTTGTATCATTTTCATCTATGTGTGTGCAGAATATGGTGGCAAAACTCGTCCGCAAA
The sequence above is drawn from the Helianthus annuus cultivar XRQ/B chromosome 12, HanXRQr2.0-SUNRISE, whole genome shotgun sequence genome and encodes:
- the LOC110894424 gene encoding NAD(P)H-quinone oxidoreductase subunit L, chloroplastic — translated: MSSSMSFNIPKALPSLPQSKFHPLSTPFTRKQFHISNPHNFSKPVTINLKKNDDGPSLIKPVIVNLKKKDDGFGLNKASLAIQVGALLSTVVSEPALAVTGVNDEEDIVWVLIQLAICAFLYFLVAPPFIMNWLRIRWYKRNLLEMYVQFMFVFLFFPGVLLWAPFLNFRKFPRDPDMKYPWSVPEDPSKIRNSYLKYPWATIDDYEV
- the LOC110894423 gene encoding uncharacterized protein LOC110894423, whose translation is MEFESNTTTIATEEINNNHGWQKVTYAKKHKKNPAKQQQQQQHPTKVIANGSSISTDDNVFKSIEKKSEERRKLIEAERLANSAIYDEKPPVRSVKKNSYSDYDDSDDEVVVANGAAGNGVVEEKKKVKKVKKPKVSVQDEAVKIDAADLASYLADVTASYETQQDIQLMRFADYFGRAFSKVSASQFPWVKLLRESPVAKVADNPVSHIPEAVYKTSVDWINNRSLESLGPFVLWSLDSILVDFASQQVNAKGSKKVAPKPSSKSQVGIFVALAMVLRRKPDALISVIPTLRETSKYQGQDKLPIIVWMVAQASHGDLAVGLYSWSHLILPIVGSKSGSNPQIRDLILQSVERILSAPKARTILVNGAVRKGERLMPPSALDLLLRVTFPSSSARVKATERFEAVYPTLKEVALAGSPGSKAMKQVAQQIMTVSLKASGEGIPELSKEASGIFIWCLTQNPDCYKQWEKVYTDNLEASVVILRRLAEQWKDVSAKQSSLDTLGETLRHFKSMNEKALTKGDGGEQSVYKEADKYCKVLLGRLSHGTGCVKGMALVVIAIGLGIAFIPPTALESLDLAKLAEMINFPQSV